The proteins below are encoded in one region of Canis lupus dingo isolate Sandy chromosome 30, ASM325472v2, whole genome shotgun sequence:
- the C2CD4B gene encoding C2 calcium-dependent domain-containing protein 4B, producing MRLLGRLRPAPAEPACSHVLTPARIPEFCIPPRLLPPCAPESPPPAAALPRRCAAEPDLWPRGADAAAGHTDWDPRSQAALSLPHLPRGRTAYGFCALLESPHTRRKESLFLGGPGAAPPPPPGAAPAAAAAPALPARPHPRPAPRAPAPPARARRLLRAPEGLLSRALRARGSRGLARARSACGGDRDEPPSRAGAPSASASPSPSPSPPPSPPPPPGPDPRPERLEAEGTVALGRAGGALRLAAEYSRASGRLRVRLLGAEGRAGGAAGAAGAAEPRAVGCRVSFVLRPPGQTRPQRSAVVRPSRAAASEQDVWLDGLSEEQLRRLAVRVQAEERGRLRGQGELLLGALLLPAGPGLRPPPRA from the coding sequence ATGCGGCTCCTCGGCAgactccgccccgcccccgcggagcCCGCCTGCTCCCACGTGCTCACCCCCGCGCGCATCCCCGAGTTCTGCATCCCGCCGCGGCTGCTCCCGCCCTGCGCGCCCGAGTCtccgcctcccgccgccgccctgCCCCGGCGCTGCGCCGCGGAGCCCGACCTGTGGCCGCGGGGAGCCGACGCTGCGGCCGGACACACGGACTGGGACCCGCGCTCGCAGGCCGCGCTCTCGCTGCCGCACCTGCCCCGCGGCCGCACCGCCTACGGCTTCTGCGCGCTGCTCGAGAGTCCGCACACGCGCCGCAAGGAGTCGCTCTTCCTCGGCGGCCccggcgccgccccgcccccgcccccgggcgcagccccggccgccgccgccgcccccgcgctccccgcccgtccccacccccgcccggcgccgcgcgcgcccgccccgccggcccgcgcccgccgcctccTGCGCGCCCCCGAAGGGCTGCTGAGCCGCGCGCTGCGAGCCCGGGGGAGCCGCGGCCTGGCCCGCGCCCGCTCCGCGTGCGGCGGGGACCGGGACGAGCCGCCCTCCCGGGCCGGGGccccctccgcctccgcctccccgtccccgtccccgtccccgccgccctccccgccgccgccgcctggccCCGACCCGCGGCCCGAGCGCCTGGAGGCCGAGGGCACCGTGGCCCTGGGCCGCGCCGGGGGCGCCCTGCGCCTGGCCGCCGAGTACAGTCGGGCCAGCGGGCGGCTCCGCGTGCGGCTGCTCGGCGCcgagggccgggccgggggggccgcgggggccgcgggggccgccgaGCCCCGCGCCGTCGGCTGCCGCGTGAGCTTCGTGCTGCGGCCGCCGGGCCAGACGCGCCCGCAGCGCAGCGCCGTGGTCCGGCCGAGCCGCGCGGCCGCCTCGGAGCAGGACGTGTGGCTGGACGGGCTGTCGGAGGAGCAGCTGCGCCGCCTGGCCGTGCGCGTCCAGGCCGAGGAGCGGGGCCGCCTGCGGGGCCAGGGCGAGCTGCTGCTGGGCGCCCTGCTGCTCCCCGCGGGGCCCGGCCTCCGACCGCCGCCGCGCGCCTAA